In Methylobacterium aquaticum, the following are encoded in one genomic region:
- a CDS encoding GNAT family N-acetyltransferase, whose protein sequence is MVTLDIAQPDDLQAFKTELQDAFAVAVIEEFGPLPNGPIPSESDLDHSIASPGAVVLRILCDGRKVGGAIVTIDGETHHNSLDFFFISTLEHGRGLGRAAWTAIENRYPETRVWTTHTPYFEKRNIHFYVNTCGFKIVEFFSAHHPDPHFPASDEASRQDDLPGGGEAFRFEKIMRGPGC, encoded by the coding sequence CTTCAAGACCGAGTTGCAGGACGCCTTTGCGGTGGCCGTCATCGAGGAGTTCGGGCCTCTTCCGAATGGCCCGATTCCGTCCGAGAGCGATCTCGATCACTCCATCGCCTCCCCGGGCGCCGTGGTTCTGCGGATTCTCTGCGACGGGCGAAAGGTCGGCGGCGCCATCGTGACGATCGATGGCGAGACGCACCACAATTCACTCGACTTCTTCTTCATATCGACGCTGGAACATGGCCGAGGTCTGGGTCGCGCAGCCTGGACGGCGATCGAGAATCGATATCCCGAGACGCGGGTCTGGACGACGCACACGCCGTATTTCGAGAAACGCAATATCCACTTTTACGTGAATACGTGCGGATTCAAGATCGTCGAATTCTTCAGCGCCCATCACCCCGACCCCCATTTCCCGGCCTCTGACGAAGCGTCACGGCAGGACGACTTGCCCGGCGGTGGCGAGGCCTTCCGATTCGAGAAGATCATGCGGGGGCCGGGCTGCTGA
- a CDS encoding MFS transporter — protein sequence MTVSPSSRAAPGGVIETNVSARLDRLPWGRFHTLVVLALGITWVLDGLEVTLAGALAGALKASPTLQFSNAEIGLATSSYLAGAVLGAVGFGWLTDRLGRKKLFFITLAVYLAATAATGLSWNLWSFCLFRFLTGAGIGGEYTAINSTIQELIPARARGWTDLVINGSFWLGAVLGAGTSLVVLDPALFGPDLGWRVAFGLGAFLGLIILALRTWIPESPRWLMTHGRHEEAEALVAGIEARFRKEGHTVSDGPFPKARLRQRSHTPLSEVFAALKAYRQRAGVGLVLMSAQAFFYNAIFFTYALILIDFYKVPADGVGWYILPFAAGNFLGPVLLGRFFDTVGRKPMIALTYAMSGVLLALSGWAFQQDLVTATTLTLCWMAVFFFASAAASSAYLTVSEVFPLEIRALAIALFYAVGTSVGAVGPALFGVLIEGQSRTAIFGGYLLASGLMIAAGVVAGIWGVAAERKSLEDVAKPLAATE from the coding sequence ATGACGGTTTCCCCGAGCTCCCGTGCCGCCCCCGGCGGCGTGATCGAGACCAACGTTTCGGCCCGGCTCGACCGGTTGCCCTGGGGCCGGTTCCACACCCTGGTGGTGCTGGCGCTCGGCATCACCTGGGTGCTCGACGGGCTCGAGGTGACGCTGGCGGGCGCGCTCGCCGGCGCGCTCAAGGCGAGCCCGACGCTGCAATTCTCGAATGCCGAGATCGGGCTCGCCACGTCGAGCTATCTCGCCGGCGCGGTGCTCGGCGCCGTCGGGTTCGGCTGGCTCACCGACCGGCTCGGGCGAAAAAAGCTCTTCTTCATCACGCTGGCGGTCTATCTCGCGGCCACCGCCGCCACCGGCCTGTCCTGGAACCTGTGGAGCTTCTGCCTCTTCCGTTTCCTCACCGGGGCCGGCATCGGCGGCGAGTACACGGCGATCAACTCGACCATCCAGGAACTGATCCCGGCCCGGGCCCGCGGCTGGACCGACCTCGTCATCAACGGCAGCTTCTGGCTCGGTGCGGTGCTGGGCGCCGGCACGTCGCTCGTCGTGCTCGATCCCGCGCTGTTCGGGCCGGACCTCGGCTGGCGCGTCGCCTTCGGCCTCGGCGCGTTCCTGGGGCTCATCATCCTCGCCTTACGGACCTGGATTCCCGAGAGCCCGCGCTGGCTGATGACCCACGGGCGGCACGAGGAGGCGGAGGCGCTCGTCGCCGGCATCGAGGCGCGCTTCCGCAAGGAGGGCCATACCGTGAGCGACGGCCCGTTCCCGAAGGCGCGGCTGCGCCAGCGCAGCCACACGCCGCTCTCGGAGGTGTTTGCCGCGCTCAAGGCCTACCGGCAGCGGGCAGGCGTCGGCCTCGTGCTTATGTCGGCCCAGGCCTTCTTCTACAACGCGATCTTCTTCACCTACGCGCTGATCCTGATCGATTTCTACAAGGTCCCGGCCGACGGGGTCGGCTGGTACATCCTGCCCTTCGCCGCCGGCAACTTCCTGGGCCCGGTCCTGCTCGGCCGGTTCTTCGACACGGTCGGCCGCAAGCCCATGATCGCCCTCACCTACGCGATGTCGGGGGTGCTGCTCGCCTTGAGCGGCTGGGCGTTCCAGCAGGATCTCGTCACCGCGACCACTCTCACCTTGTGCTGGATGGCGGTGTTCTTCTTCGCGTCGGCTGCGGCGAGCTCGGCCTATCTCACGGTGAGCGAGGTGTTTCCCCTGGAGATCCGGGCGCTCGCCATCGCGCTGTTCTACGCGGTCGGCACCTCGGTCGGGGCGGTGGGGCCGGCCCTGTTCGGCGTGCTGATCGAGGGCCAGTCCCGCACCGCCATCTTCGGCGGCTACCTGCTGGCCTCGGGCCTGATGATCGCCGCCGGGGTGGTGGCGGGGATCTGGGGCGTGGCGGCGGAGCGCAAGTCGCTGGAGGATGTGGCAAAGCCGCTGGCGGCGACGGAATAG